From the genome of Spirochaetota bacterium:
TGCAAAAATTTTTTAAAGAGGGGTTGCGTGTTGATTGTAGCTTGGTGCGATAGCTCATGTGATAAAATCTCCTGCGGAGTAACCGGTGGCTTTTTCCATGTATCAACCAGTTCTTGCAGTGGCACAAATGTTGTATTGGCAATAACCGCACCCCCAATGCTGGTATTGTACACAGGGATGGGAACTCTTTTTGCGGAATCCTCAAACCAGCTGCGATACAAATCAAGGACAAAGTCGGTGATGACCTTACCACCGCTATTTGAAGGCACATACTTTATTTTACGCTTTCGTATCACATTCTGGTTAATGGTGTCTAAATTTTTAAAGCGGTTTATTGTGGGAAGCCAGTCGTCGTTATGATGTGTGCCACGGCTGTGGATTTCTCTGCCGGTATAGGCAAGGTCCTGCCCAACAAGCACAATAGCGCTGCACCCTGCAGCAAGTAGCAGGTCAAACGCACTTGTTGCCACCGAACCGCCTGACTGAATATCGCCAATCTGGCCTGTGAAATTTTGTACCCAGTCCATAAGTGGCGTTGATTCACGCTTAAGGCTTCCGTCAGGTGCTGTGTAATACTTTGCAGTGGTGCTGAAGATTTTTTGTGTGAACATACGGGTTACTTTAGGGCTGCTGACAACATCAGCCAAAAGCAATGGTGTATTGGTGATGCCTAAGAAGTGTTTTATACTGTGTGTTTGCGCATCCAGCGTCATTACTATGTGAGGCCTGATGCCGTGACGCTCAAGAACCTTATATGCAGTGTCAACACACACAATTAATGCTTTTTCGTAGGCTTGTTCCAATGCATCCAGCGAATACAGTAACGAAGGACCCGCTGAGACAATTATTCCAGGCATTCCTTTGAATTTCCCAAATAGAGATTTGACCGGCAGTGCTGTATTAAACTGCGTGGAGTTACACAGTATGTTTTTTATCCACAGTTCCTCAAATTCAAATCTAGTTAAAAGGTCGCTAATACGTGAGCTTATCTGTTTATGCAGAATGGACGTCATTGAATCATAAAATTCAGGATATAAAGAATATGAAGGACGGTATATAAAAAGAGCAGTTCCCTTGAATGATCTGATATCCATTGATTCAAGTACAGCAGCTATCTGTTCTTCATCATGTACTACAAATGCTATATGAAATACTTCTGGTGATTCTTTCTTTACTGCTTCTATAAGATGTGTGTCTTTTTCTACGACAATTATTGTATGTGTGGGAAATTTAGAAGCAAGGGCCTGAATATGGTATCCCAGTCCCAGTCCACACACAACAATTATAGAAGCACGTTTAGGATTGAACTGTTCAACACTGCGCTGTGCTTCCTTTACAGGGTCGTAGGCTGAGTGGATGCGGATTATTTTTCCATCAATGGTATAATGCAGTGTTTTATGACCACTCTTTGCTATGGTTATAGTAAAATTTTTCATGAAATTTATTGTGCAACTTTGTTGTAGGTATCCATGCACAGCTTATGCAGCTTGTTAAAGGTATCTTCAGTTTCTATTTTGAATTGACGGCATATTTCATCTTCACAGTAGTAATAGAAATATTTTCTTGACTCAACTCCACATAACAGGTTTGCAAGGTAGGTTACACTCACATGGTCCTTATATTTGCTGTCACATGACAGTGGTGAATGGTGCCACTGTATTGCCTCAATAAGGTATTGAGGAAATTGCCACTTCTGGGCAATAAGCTGGCCTATTCCAGAATGGCTTATTCCAATTGAAATTTCCTCCATTACTGTTGACGTGCGCATTTTGCGGTCACTCACAAGATCAGCAATCCAGTTAGTAAGTTCCAGGTTAACCGATAAAAGCACTATCTTCCCAAGATCATGCAGCAGGCCGCATAGTGAAACTTGCTCTACAATAGTGTTCATTCTGTACTGGGTTGCGATAGTACGTGCATATGATGCTGTTTTGTCGCAGTGATCCCAGATTTGCTCAAACTTCTGGAAGCGCTCATCCAAAATTTTTCGTGCGCTTATTGTCATAAGCAGCGATTCCAGGTTCTTGAGGCCAATTGTCATTATGGCTTCACTGAGGTTGTCTATGCGTTTGCCTGGTACAAACCCCGCCGAATTTGAAAGCTTTAGTACATCAGCAGTGAGTGCAGGATCGCGCATGATGGAAAAAGTAATGTCTTTTATCTCAACATCTTTCCTTCTGCAGAGCTCCAACAGTTGCACTATATGGTCGGGGAATGTAGGGATGCCGTCAATCTGATCAAGTATCTGCTGTTTTATTGTTGTGGTAAGTTTTTCAGGCCGCAATTGATGGGGCAGATTTACTAATACCTGTGTAATTTTGCCATCTGTGCCAATTTTGTAATTTGATGGGTCAACTCCAGCATTTTTTAAAAGCAATATAACAAGAACTATGCCCAGCCCTGCACCTTCGGTATCATCGTACACATCTTCATATGCCTGAGTAAAATCCAGATACTGTTTGGCTTTTTCAATGCGGGTTTTGATACGAGCAAGTTCTACAGGGTGTATAGGAGTGGGGTTTGAAATAGAAAATCGTATGCCATCATCCTGTTTTTTTATGGTTATGGTAACTTTAAGGTCGTTATTTTTCAGGTCCTGTTCTAATGTATCAAGTTGCCCTACTATGTCTTTTTTAAATGTTTCAATTCCTTTTTGATAGCTTTCGGGGTCATTGATATTTAAATTGATTTTTTTAAAATATGCCCGTTTTGCATTTGCTTTGGTTGCATTAACAATTATTTCCCGCAAAATGGTGATCATCATATCTAAAAGAAATATCTTGTCCTGATTTGAAAGAATTTTTGCTAGGATTGCATTTAATGTTTTTGAAATGTTCTCATTAGGATAATAAAACGAAAGGCTTATAGGTTCATTATTTTCAAAACGCTTTACAAGCTCAGAAATATTCAAAATAGCCATAGTATTCCTTTTATATTGGTAATTTGCTTCTTCTATCAGCTATATATACATATCGGTATATTTTATCATAAAGAATAATTATTTGCAATCTATTTATTTTTGTTATAGATATAAATAA
Proteins encoded in this window:
- a CDS encoding DUF115 domain-containing protein, which codes for MKNFTITIAKSGHKTLHYTIDGKIIRIHSAYDPVKEAQRSVEQFNPKRASIIVVCGLGLGYHIQALASKFPTHTIIVVEKDTHLIEAVKKESPEVFHIAFVVHDEEQIAAVLESMDIRSFKGTALFIYRPSYSLYPEFYDSMTSILHKQISSRISDLLTRFEFEELWIKNILCNSTQFNTALPVKSLFGKFKGMPGIIVSAGPSLLYSLDALEQAYEKALIVCVDTAYKVLERHGIRPHIVMTLDAQTHSIKHFLGITNTPLLLADVVSSPKVTRMFTQKIFSTTAKYYTAPDGSLKRESTPLMDWVQNFTGQIGDIQSGGSVATSAFDLLLAAGCSAIVLVGQDLAYTGREIHSRGTHHNDDWLPTINRFKNLDTINQNVIRKRKIKYVPSNSGGKVITDFVLDLYRSWFEDSAKRVPIPVYNTSIGGAVIANTTFVPLQELVDTWKKPPVTPQEILSHELSHQATINTQPLFKKFLHLHQSLKQLYNASSMDTSNLYSLLDNEDMDALCSPFMRKTLFYIARHDLEQQKIDSLLKDAVKAASQQLLKIFEKLEGLVI
- a CDS encoding HDOD domain-containing protein; its protein translation is MAILNISELVKRFENNEPISLSFYYPNENISKTLNAILAKILSNQDKIFLLDMMITILREIIVNATKANAKRAYFKKINLNINDPESYQKGIETFKKDIVGQLDTLEQDLKNNDLKVTITIKKQDDGIRFSISNPTPIHPVELARIKTRIEKAKQYLDFTQAYEDVYDDTEGAGLGIVLVILLLKNAGVDPSNYKIGTDGKITQVLVNLPHQLRPEKLTTTIKQQILDQIDGIPTFPDHIVQLLELCRRKDVEIKDITFSIMRDPALTADVLKLSNSAGFVPGKRIDNLSEAIMTIGLKNLESLLMTISARKILDERFQKFEQIWDHCDKTASYARTIATQYRMNTIVEQVSLCGLLHDLGKIVLLSVNLELTNWIADLVSDRKMRTSTVMEEISIGISHSGIGQLIAQKWQFPQYLIEAIQWHHSPLSCDSKYKDHVSVTYLANLLCGVESRKYFYYYCEDEICRQFKIETEDTFNKLHKLCMDTYNKVAQ